From Polaribacter haliotis:
CATTTGTTGCTTTAATATCATTAATTCTTTCAAATTCATCTCCACTACCAACAATGGTATATTGTACTCCAAACTCGTCTCCAACTTTATCTGCTCTTAATGCATCTAAGTGGTTTTCAGTTTCAAAAATTTGAACTAAATTTTTATTTTTATTAAATGCTTCTAAAGCCAAATCTTTGTTTTTCATATTGCCTTTTGCATACCATGAGGCATCATTGTAGACTTGACGTAATAAAGCCATTGCACCCATTCTAGAACCTGGATATAATTGTTTTGATTTACTACTTTTAGAAAAAGAAAAGTACTGAGCAGATTTTGTATCTAAAATTCTATAAGAATTAGAAGAATTAGGGTTTAAAGCAATTAATAAACCGTTTCCACGAATAATTCCATCATATAAATGGGTGTTAACAACTCCAAAGCCTGCCTTAAGAAGTTCATTAGCCTTCTTATTATCAAAATTAAATTCTCCTATTGGATTTGTTTCTGGTCTTATGTGATCGTTCCAATAATAACCTTGACGTTCAGATGCATACTGGCTTCCTCCAAATCTTCCAGTACTTCTTTTTGGTTTAGTAATACCAAAATTTGAATAAATATCAATAAAAGAAGGATAAATTGTTTTACCAGAAAGGTCTATAATTTTAGTTCCATCAGGAATTTTTACAGATCTGCCAGCTTCTACAATTTTGCCATCTTTTACCAATAAAGTACCTTTTTTAATGACTTTTTCTGGTGTAATATAAATAGTTGCATTTTTAAAAGCAACCATTGTGTTTGCTGTCGTTTTTACTCCTGCATCTGTTGGGAAATAATCTTGCGACTGCAAAGAAAATGCCAACATTAACGAGAAGAATAAGAGTAGTTTTCTCATATAGTTCGAATTAGTTAAAGTTAAATTAGTTGCTAAATTTAAATATTAGTGATTTGTAAACTGTTAAAATGCTATTTTTTTAACATTTTTTTAAGGAAATTAGATTTCTTCGGAAGTTTCAAAATAAGAAATTAATAAATCCACCACATAATTATAAGACTCAACTCCCTTAGCTTGTTTATTGGCTTTTAAATAAGCGCTATATCCTTTTTTAATAACCGGCTCAAAAGGATTTTTATAATTTTGCCAAAACAAATAACTCGCATTAAAATCTTTGGTAATTCCTTTGTTTACTCTTTTCCAAAGTTCTTTTGATAAATTTCGATCTCGTTTTCTAATTTCTGAAATACAATATCCAAAAGCCATTCTATAACTCGCATATTTAAAATAAATATCATCATTATAATTGGCAGCTAAAAAACCGACAAAATTAGCCTCATTTTCTGCGGCATAACCAATTTGATGCGCCATTTCATGACAGACAGTTGTTGGGTAACTTGTTTTAGGAATTCTACTATTTACTTGGGCTTCTCCAGTTAAAGGATTTAAGTAACCAGAAGTTCCATTATAGGTTTGTAACAAACTCATTAAAGAACTTTTTACAGATGTATATTTGTATTTTAATTGTGGGAAATCTGCTTCCAAGTTTTTATAACCAGCAACTGCCATTTTATACATTTCTTTTTGATGATAGCTATTTTCGACTTTTATTGTATCGTTTTTTGTGATTTCATATTGATAAAAATTCAACTTTTCAATAATGTTTTCTGTTACTTTTTGAAGCTGTTCTGTTGTATATTTTGTTTGTTGGTATTTTAAGTTTTTGGCTAAAGGTTCTCTGTAATAATTCAAACCCCAAAAAAGGTAAAAACAAAAATAAATTATTGATAAAATTGAAGTAAAATGAATAATTTTGTAAATGAAATTTTTAAATCGAGATTTTATCAATCTGTATAAAAAACGAAGAAAAATAAATAGGCCAAAAGCCAGTAAAATATCACCAAAAGAAAAAGGAATCCAACCCAAAATAATTCTTAAAAAAGAGGAAATAAAGGGATAAATTCCATTCGAATAATACGTTTCTATAAATGCAGGATTTTTAGCAGCCAATTGCACCAACAAAACCTGAATTGGAAGAAAAATTGTTAGAAAAAGATGTTTTTTATTTACTTTCATTTGGGTAAAAATAACATTTCATTTTGGAAGTTCACTGGTTATTAACAAGATAATAACAATTTAGTTTACAATATTTGTGTACAAATAAATGTTATCAATTAGTAAGCGCTAAAGAAGTAAAAAAGTACATTTGTAATCATGGAAAAAACGAATGCAGTCGCAGGCAAAAAAATAGATAAGGCAAGAATTATTAGTCTGGAAAAAGGTAAGATTCCTCCACAGGCAGTGGAATTGGAAGAAGCTGTTTTGGGTGCAATGATGATTGACAAAAAAGGAATGGATGATGTAATTGACGTTTTAAGTCCAGAAGCATTTTACGATCAAAAACATCAAGAAATTTACGATACTATTAATCAATTATTCCAAAATTCGGAACCAATTGACTTGTTAACAGTTTCTAACTTGTTGAAAAAGAATGGAAAGTTAGAATTTGTTGGTGGTGATTTCTATTTAATTCGTTTAACACAAAAAGTTGCTTCTTCTGCACACATCGAATTCCATGCAAGAATTATTCTTCAGAAATACATTCAACGTAAATTAATTTCGATTTCCAGCGAAATTATAGAAAATGCTTATGATGATGGAACTGATGTTTTCGAATTATTAGACGATGCAGAAGCAAAGTTATTCGAAGTTACACAAGGAAACTTAAAAAAAAGTTCGGAAGATGCAGGTTCTTTAGTAAAACAAGCATTAAAGAAAATCCAAGAAATTGGAAACCAAGAAGGAATGTCTGGTTTGGCAACAGGTTTTACAAAATTAGATGCGTTAACTTCAGGTTGGCAACCATCCGATTTAGTAATTATTGCTGCAAGACCTGGTATGGGAAAAACGGCTTTTGTAATTTCCATGGCAAAAAATATGGCGATTGATTTTAATCATGGAGTTGCAGTATTTTCTTTAGAGATGTCTTCTGTTCAGTTGATTACACGTATGATTTCTTCGGAAACAGGTTTAACTTCAGAAAAATTAAGAAAAGGAAATTTAGAGCCACATGAATGGGAACAATTAAACGTAAAAGTTAAGAAATTATCTGATGCTCCTATTTTTATAGATGATACTCCATCACTTTCAGTGTTCGATTTACGTGCAAAAGCACGAAGATTAGTTTCGCAACATAATGTTAGAATTATTGTAATTGATTATTTACAATTAATGACTGCTGGTGGAAAAGCAGGTGGAAATCGTGAACAAGAAATCTCTATGATTTCGAGAAATTTAAAAGCGTTGGCGAAAGAATTAGAAGTGCCTGTAATTGCACTTTCTCAATTATCGCGTGCTGTAGAAACGCGTGGAGGATCTAAAAGACCTTTATTATCCGATTTACGTGAATCTGGAGCAATTGAGCAAGATGCAGATATTGTATCGTTTATTTTTCGTCCAGAATATTATGGAATGACAGAATGGGATGATGATGAACACACGCCTTGTGAAGGGCAAGGAGAGTTTATTGTCGCAAAACACAGAAATGGTGGTTTAGATAATATTCGACTAAAATTTACAGGACATTTGGCAAAATTCTCCGATTTAGAAGAAGGTTTTAGTAGTGAATTCCAATCTTCTATGAATGCAGATTTTCCTGAAGATCCATTTGCTGGAGCTGGAGGAGTAGATCCAAAAGATGCTTTTGGTGATGATGATGTGCCTTTCTAGAATACTAAATAATTTATAAAATTTAATAAATACACAATTGCTTTCAAGTAATTGTGTATTTTAGTTTTTAATATGAAAAAACTCATAACAATATTAACATTCTTATTAATCTCAAACTCAATTTGGGCATCATTTATATATGTGCCTATGAGCAACGATAATCAGAAAAATCATTTAAAAGCTTACGGAATTGTTTATTTCGGTTTAGAAGCTGGTTTAAAATCGAAATGGTTATTAAATTACGATGGAGGTGCATTTTTAATAGAGAACAACAAAATTATAGAAAATGAATGTAAAATTCGTGGCGTTTCTTATCAAGTAATTTCCGATGCAAAAGCACAAATTATTTTGCAAGAAATTTCTGCACCAAGTTCGAATCAAGATGCTGTAACTTTAGAAAAAGCACCAAAAATTGCAGTGTATTCTCCAAAAGACAAAATGCCTTGGGACGATGCTGTAACTATGGTTTTAACCTATGCAGAAATTCCTTTCGATGTAATTTACGACAAAGACGTTTTAGAAGATAAATTATTAATTTACGAATGGTTACACTTACATCACGAAGATTTTACTGGTCAATATGGTCGATTTTATGGTTCTTTTAGAACTGCACCTTGGTATATAGAAGGCAAACAAAGAGCAGAGAAATTAGCAACCGAATTGGGGTATTCTAAAGTTTCTCAAGAAAAATTATCAGTTGCTAAAAAGATTAGAGATTATGTTGTTGGAGGTGGCTTTATGTTTGCTATGTGTTCTGCAACCGATAGTTTCGATATTGCATTGTCTGCAGAAGGCGTAGATATTGCAGAAGCAATGTTCGATGGAGATGCATCAGAACCAAATTATCAGTCGAAAATCAATTTTAATAAAACATTTGCTTTTAAAAATTTCGATTTGATTCGTAATCCAACAACCTATGAGTTTTCTACAATAGATATGACTCGTAAACGTAAAATTCCAAAAACTTCAGATTATTTTTCTTTGGTAGAATTCTCTGCAAAATGGGATCCAGTTCCAACTATGTTAACTCAAAATCATACAGTTTTAGTAAAAGGTTTTATGGGGCAAACCACTTCTTTCGATAGAAATACAGTTAAAAGTAACGTCTTGGTTTTGGGTGAAAACAAAGTAAATAGAGAAGCGCGATATATCCATGGAACCAAAGGAAAAGGGATGTTTACTTTTTACGGAGGTCATGATCCAGAGGATTATACACACAGAGTTGGCGACCCAAAAACAGAATTGGATTTACACCCAACTTCGCCAGGTTATCGTTTAATTCTTAATAATGTTTTGTTTCCAGCAGCAAAAAAGAAGAAGCAGAAAACCTAATTATTTTTGGGCGTTCGAGCGGGCTTTCCAATACAATCTTTTGCCTTAAAAAAGGCCAAAGGATTTCCATTTCAATCCCTAACGCACATACTCAATCCCAAAAAAAAATTAATCATTTATGAAAGAAATAATAAACTGTTAATAAAACTTCAATAAATATTCTATAAAAACCATACAAATTCATTCACTTTTGTATTTTTGTCAGGATAAAAATAAAATCACAAAATGTCAACAACACAACAATTACAAGATTTTACACAACAAGTTCGTAGAGATATATTAAGAATGGTACACAAAGTTAATTCTGGGCATCCAGGAGGTTCTTTAGGTTGTGCAGAATTTATTACTTGTTTATATCAAGAAGTAATGGATTATTCTACAGACTTTAAAATGGATGGTAAAAACGAAGATTTATTCTTTTTATCAAACGGACATATTTCACCAGTTTTTTATAGTGTTTTAGCACATAGTGGTTTTTTTCCAGTAGAAGAATTAAACACTTTTAGATTGTTAGATTCTCGTTTACAGGGACATCCAACAACTCATGAAGGTTTACCAGGAGTAAGAATTGCATCTGGTTCTTTAGGACAAGGAATGTCTGTTGCTTTAGGAGCTGCACAAGCTAAAAAGTTAAATGGAGATGATAAAATTATCTATACTTTACATGGAGATGGAGAATTGCAAGAAGGGCAAAACTGGGAAGCAATTATGTATGCATCAGCAAAAAAAGTAGATAATATTATTTGTACAATCGATTTAAACGAAAAACAAATTGATGGAACTACAGATGAAGTTTTAGCAATGGGAAGTTTAAAAGCGAAGTTCGAAGCTTTTGATTGGTTGGTTTTAGATGTAGAAAAAGGAAATGATATTGATACTATTTTAGCAGCATTAGCAGAAGCAAAATCATTAACAGGAAAAGGAAAGCCAGTTTGTATTTTATTACATACAGAAATGGGTAATGGTGTAGATTTTATGATGCATACACATGCTTGGCATGGTAAAGCACCAAGTGACGAGCAGTTAGAAAATGCTTTGGCTCAAAATCCTGCAACTTTAGGAGATTACTAAAAATTGAATTATTAAGATTCAAATAAATAAAAATATTAAAAGAGCTTTTCAGTAAATTGAAAAGCTCTTTTTTTATGCTTTTATTTTGATTTCAACTGTAAGATTAGCTTTATATTTACAACTAATAAATTTTTTAATCTTTCAATATTACATATGAAAATAGGGATTGTTTGTTACCCAACATTTGGTGGAAGTGGAGTAGTAGCTACAGAATTAGGAAAAGCTTTGGCGAATAAAGGACATGAGGTTCATTTTATTACTTATAATCAGCCAGTTCGTTTAGATTTTCTTTCTCATAAATTGCATTTTCATCAAGTTGTAATTGAAGAATATCCACTATTCGAATACCAACCTTACGAATTAGCTTTATCGAGTAAAATGGTAGAAGTTGTTAGAAAATACGAATTGGAAGTTTTACATGTACATTATGCAATTCCTCATGCGTATGCTGCTTTTATGGCAAAACAAATGTTGAAAGAAAAAGGATTGGATGTTAGAGTTGTAACTACACTTCATGGAACAGATATTACTTTAGTTGGAAGTCACCCAACATATAAAACAGCTGTAGAATTTAGCATTAATAACTCGGATGTGGTTACTGCAGTTTCTAATAATTTAAAAGAAACCACCAATAAATTATTCAATATTACTAAAAATATTCAAGTTGTTTATAATTTTATCGATACAGAAAAATACGACAATGCACATCAAGAAGAATGTAAAAGAAGTGCACTTGCAAAACCGAATGAACGAATTCTAACACATATAAGTAACTTTAGACCTGTTAAAAGGGTAGAAGATGTAATTAGAATTTTTGCTGAAGTTAAAAAAGAAATTCCGGCTAAATTATTAATGATTGGCGAAGGTCCAGAAAAAATAAAAGCAAAAAAGTTGGCAAAAGAATTAAAAATTGCAGATGATGTTTTCTTTTTAGGGAACAGTACAGAAGTAGCTAAGATTTTATGTTATACAGATGTTTTCTTATTACCATCACAAACAGAGAGTTTTGGTTTAGCAGCTTTAGAAGCTATGGCTGCAGGAACAGCTGTTATTTCTACAAATACTGGCGGTTTGCCAGAAGTTAATATTCAAGGCAAAACTGGTTATTTAAGTGATTTAGGAGATGTAGAAGATATGGCTAAAAATGCCATTTCAATTTTAAAAGACGATGCTATTTTAGAGAAATTTAAGCAAAATGCGAAAGAGCATACCAAACAATTTTCATTAGAAAGTATTCTTCCAGTTTATGAAGATATTTATAAGTCTTGTTATAAGGTAAAATAACAACGCTCACTAATAGAAAAGCACCACTCACTAACTTTTTTTACTTTTTTTTCTAAATAATTGTATTTTTGATACAAACCAACTTTGTGAAAAAAAATACAGCATTCTTTTTAATTCTATTTTTTTCTTTTTTCTTTTTGAATGCTCAAGAACCTCTTTCCATTCATTTAACTGAAAAAGATGGTTTGCCAGATATCGAATTTTACGATTTATTGGCAGATAAAGATGGCTTCATTTGGTTGGCGGCAGATAAAGGTTTATTTAAATACAATGGAAGAGAATACCAACTTTTAGACAATCCATTAAAACGAGGCCGATCTTTATTTGGACTAAAAACCGATTTAAAAGGAAGAGTTTGGTGTAATAATTTAGCAGGCCAATTTTTTTACGTAGAAAACAATAAACTTCATTTATTTAAAGATTTCGAAGATATAAATACCCTTGTAGATTACTATTTTTTTGAGAATTATTTGGTAACTATTAATAATAAGTACATTTCTTTTACAAATCTTAATACTAAAAAAAACGAAAGAGTTTTAAAAAAAACAGATGGTATTCCTTCAGAGGAATTAAATGATAATTTTAAAGATTTTCATTTTTCTTCCAATTATAATTTATTTAAAATTACAGATATTAATAAAGAAAAAGTATTTGTAAGTAGCTTAGGTTCAAAAGACGAATATGTTAGAGGTCGTAAAATTGGTTTTAAATTGTATGATAAAAAATACATATTAGCACAAAGTGAAAAAGAACTTAGTTTAAAAATAAGTGAGATAAATACAAGTAGAAATATACAAATTAACGTTCCTGAATATTTGAATGGAATTTTAATTCATAAAGTTACTATCATTAAAAACACACTATTTTTATTATCCAATAAGGGTGTTTTTTCAACATCAATAAAAAATAATCGGTTAATAATTAACGATTGCTATTTTAAGGACAATTATGTTACAGAAGTAGTCTTAGATAAAAATGAAAATTACTGGTTTTCGACCTTAAGAAATGGTGTTTTTATTATTTCTAATAAAGAAATTAAAGTGTACAATCAATTATTTGATAATATTACTACACTTAGAAAAAAAAATGATAAAACACTTTTTTTAGCCAGTAGTAATGGGACTGTAGAAGAATATCATATTTCAACAAAAGCCATAAAAAAACTAAACTTTATCTCAAATACTGCTGTAAAAACGTTTTATTACATTCCTAAAAACAATTCACTTTTAATAGGAACTTCGAATTATGCTGTAAACTATAATCTTAGTAATAATTCTTTCAAATCAATTAATGAAAGTGCGGCTTGGAAATCTGTAGATTTTATAAATAATGATAATTATTTAGTAAGTACACCCAATAGTTTGTCTGAAATAAATATTACAACGAAACAATACAAACATTTAATTTATAAAAGAACCTATGCCGCTTTATATGCAAAAAAAGAGAATAGCTATTATGCTACAATGATAGATGGTTTTTTAAAATACAACATCAATAAAAAAAAAGGAACGTATCTAAAATATAAAAACAAGCGAGTTTATGGTTCTAAATTGGCAGAATTAGAAGATGGAACCATTTGGGTAGCAACACATAATAAAGGGTTGTTTGCTTTTAAAAACAATACTTTTGTAGATAGTTTAGTTGTTAAAAATGGATTGACTTCTAATGTAATAAATCAAATTGAGGCATATAAAAATGAATTGTGGATTTCTACAGAAAATGGTTTACAGAAATACGATAAAACCAACAAAACACTAAACACACTTGCGAAAATCGATGGTTTAAATTCTTATGCAATTGATAATATTGCAGTTTTAGATTCTTTAGTATTTATAACAACAAATAAGGGTTTATTAAGTTTTAACAAGCATAAAGTGTTTAAAAAAAGAAAAATTCCTGAATTGTATTTTACGCAATTGATTGTTAATGATTCTGTAAAAGAATTTCCGAAAGAATTAAAATTAAAAGAGTTAGAAAGTAATTTTAAAGTAGAATTTAATAGTAACGGTTTTCAATCTAAAGAAAATGTAGGTTATGATTACTTATTAGAGGGGTTTTCTAATAATTGGAATGCAATCGAAAACGGAATTAACTTTATTACATTTAACACACTTCCATCAGGAAAATTTCTTTTAAAAGTTAGAGCAAAAAATAAATTTCAAACAGCGTATTCTAACGTTTTGTTATTGCCAATTACTGTAACAAAACCTTTCTACAAAACATTCTGGTTTTTATTGTTTGTACTTTCTTTAGTGGTGTTTTTAATTTTTATATACTTCAAAAATCAGAATAAACGTTTAAGAAAAGAGCAGAAAATTGCACTAGAAAAAGAAAAAATAACGAAAGAATTGGTGTATTCTCAGTTAGAGAATTTACGTTCTCAAATGAACCCTCATTTTATCTTTAATGCGTTAAATTCTATACAGGATTTTATTATTTTAAATGAAAAAAAATTAGCACGACAATATTTAGTAAAATTCTCTAAATTAATCCGAATTTATTTAGAACATAGCCAGAATGATACTGTAACACTAGCAGAAGAAATTAAAGCATTAAGATTGTATTTAGAACTAGAAAAAGATCGATTTAACGACG
This genomic window contains:
- a CDS encoding DUF3810 domain-containing protein, yielding MKVNKKHLFLTIFLPIQVLLVQLAAKNPAFIETYYSNGIYPFISSFLRIILGWIPFSFGDILLAFGLFIFLRFLYRLIKSRFKNFIYKIIHFTSILSIIYFCFYLFWGLNYYREPLAKNLKYQQTKYTTEQLQKVTENIIEKLNFYQYEITKNDTIKVENSYHQKEMYKMAVAGYKNLEADFPQLKYKYTSVKSSLMSLLQTYNGTSGYLNPLTGEAQVNSRIPKTSYPTTVCHEMAHQIGYAAENEANFVGFLAANYNDDIYFKYASYRMAFGYCISEIRKRDRNLSKELWKRVNKGITKDFNASYLFWQNYKNPFEPVIKKGYSAYLKANKQAKGVESYNYVVDLLISYFETSEEI
- the dnaB gene encoding replicative DNA helicase translates to MEKTNAVAGKKIDKARIISLEKGKIPPQAVELEEAVLGAMMIDKKGMDDVIDVLSPEAFYDQKHQEIYDTINQLFQNSEPIDLLTVSNLLKKNGKLEFVGGDFYLIRLTQKVASSAHIEFHARIILQKYIQRKLISISSEIIENAYDDGTDVFELLDDAEAKLFEVTQGNLKKSSEDAGSLVKQALKKIQEIGNQEGMSGLATGFTKLDALTSGWQPSDLVIIAARPGMGKTAFVISMAKNMAIDFNHGVAVFSLEMSSVQLITRMISSETGLTSEKLRKGNLEPHEWEQLNVKVKKLSDAPIFIDDTPSLSVFDLRAKARRLVSQHNVRIIVIDYLQLMTAGGKAGGNREQEISMISRNLKALAKELEVPVIALSQLSRAVETRGGSKRPLLSDLRESGAIEQDADIVSFIFRPEYYGMTEWDDDEHTPCEGQGEFIVAKHRNGGLDNIRLKFTGHLAKFSDLEEGFSSEFQSSMNADFPEDPFAGAGGVDPKDAFGDDDVPF
- a CDS encoding asparagine synthetase B, producing the protein MKKLITILTFLLISNSIWASFIYVPMSNDNQKNHLKAYGIVYFGLEAGLKSKWLLNYDGGAFLIENNKIIENECKIRGVSYQVISDAKAQIILQEISAPSSNQDAVTLEKAPKIAVYSPKDKMPWDDAVTMVLTYAEIPFDVIYDKDVLEDKLLIYEWLHLHHEDFTGQYGRFYGSFRTAPWYIEGKQRAEKLATELGYSKVSQEKLSVAKKIRDYVVGGGFMFAMCSATDSFDIALSAEGVDIAEAMFDGDASEPNYQSKINFNKTFAFKNFDLIRNPTTYEFSTIDMTRKRKIPKTSDYFSLVEFSAKWDPVPTMLTQNHTVLVKGFMGQTTSFDRNTVKSNVLVLGENKVNREARYIHGTKGKGMFTFYGGHDPEDYTHRVGDPKTELDLHPTSPGYRLILNNVLFPAAKKKKQKT
- a CDS encoding transketolase, which gives rise to MSTTQQLQDFTQQVRRDILRMVHKVNSGHPGGSLGCAEFITCLYQEVMDYSTDFKMDGKNEDLFFLSNGHISPVFYSVLAHSGFFPVEELNTFRLLDSRLQGHPTTHEGLPGVRIASGSLGQGMSVALGAAQAKKLNGDDKIIYTLHGDGELQEGQNWEAIMYASAKKVDNIICTIDLNEKQIDGTTDEVLAMGSLKAKFEAFDWLVLDVEKGNDIDTILAALAEAKSLTGKGKPVCILLHTEMGNGVDFMMHTHAWHGKAPSDEQLENALAQNPATLGDY
- the bshA gene encoding N-acetyl-alpha-D-glucosaminyl L-malate synthase BshA, whose product is MKIGIVCYPTFGGSGVVATELGKALANKGHEVHFITYNQPVRLDFLSHKLHFHQVVIEEYPLFEYQPYELALSSKMVEVVRKYELEVLHVHYAIPHAYAAFMAKQMLKEKGLDVRVVTTLHGTDITLVGSHPTYKTAVEFSINNSDVVTAVSNNLKETTNKLFNITKNIQVVYNFIDTEKYDNAHQEECKRSALAKPNERILTHISNFRPVKRVEDVIRIFAEVKKEIPAKLLMIGEGPEKIKAKKLAKELKIADDVFFLGNSTEVAKILCYTDVFLLPSQTESFGLAALEAMAAGTAVISTNTGGLPEVNIQGKTGYLSDLGDVEDMAKNAISILKDDAILEKFKQNAKEHTKQFSLESILPVYEDIYKSCYKVK
- a CDS encoding sensor histidine kinase, which produces MKKNTAFFLILFFSFFFLNAQEPLSIHLTEKDGLPDIEFYDLLADKDGFIWLAADKGLFKYNGREYQLLDNPLKRGRSLFGLKTDLKGRVWCNNLAGQFFYVENNKLHLFKDFEDINTLVDYYFFENYLVTINNKYISFTNLNTKKNERVLKKTDGIPSEELNDNFKDFHFSSNYNLFKITDINKEKVFVSSLGSKDEYVRGRKIGFKLYDKKYILAQSEKELSLKISEINTSRNIQINVPEYLNGILIHKVTIIKNTLFLLSNKGVFSTSIKNNRLIINDCYFKDNYVTEVVLDKNENYWFSTLRNGVFIISNKEIKVYNQLFDNITTLRKKNDKTLFLASSNGTVEEYHISTKAIKKLNFISNTAVKTFYYIPKNNSLLIGTSNYAVNYNLSNNSFKSINESAAWKSVDFINNDNYLVSTPNSLSEINITTKQYKHLIYKRTYAALYAKKENSYYATMIDGFLKYNINKKKGTYLKYKNKRVYGSKLAELEDGTIWVATHNKGLFAFKNNTFVDSLVVKNGLTSNVINQIEAYKNELWISTENGLQKYDKTNKTLNTLAKIDGLNSYAIDNIAVLDSLVFITTNKGLLSFNKHKVFKKRKIPELYFTQLIVNDSVKEFPKELKLKELESNFKVEFNSNGFQSKENVGYDYLLEGFSNNWNAIENGINFITFNTLPSGKFLLKVRAKNKFQTAYSNVLLLPITVTKPFYKTFWFLLFVLSLVVFLIFIYFKNQNKRLRKEQKIALEKEKITKELVYSQLENLRSQMNPHFIFNALNSIQDFIILNEKKLARQYLVKFSKLIRIYLEHSQNDTVTLAEEIKALRLYLELEKDRFNDDFIFNIHVDKNLHLEQIFIPSLLLQPYVENALKHGLLHKIDNKKLDILFEKDNNSSTLICTILDNGIGREAAAEINKKRVGNHKSFATSANQKRINLLNLANNSNLEIVIEDLSENEIATGTKIIIKIPINQ